The genomic stretch CAAAAACAGTAAAAAGGTTATGtactgtatgactccatttatacaacattctgaaaaggaaaaaaagttacaGAAATGGAGGATTAGTAGTTGCCAAGGGAAGTGGGTGTAGCTATAAAAGGGCAAATGAGGGCTCCTGGAAatatggaaatgttctgtatcttgaccaTCAACATCAGCATCCCGGTTGTGATACTGTGATACAGTTCTACAAGATGTTATCACTGGAAGAAACTGGGTAGAGTACACAGGGTTTTGCTGTACTATATATTACAACATACGAATCTACaattcatatgggcttccctgcccctcctgcctAACACCCTCCAGTGGTTTTCCACTGTTCTTAAACTATCAGATCCTGGATCCTATGATCTAGTCCGCCTCCCAGGATCGCTAGGTTTCCTTCAGGCTTTCTGTGGTCCATCAACACTGGCATTCTTTCAGTTCTCACACCAAACCTACTCCTGTAATCCACTAGAAGGCTTTTGTAAACACTGTTCCCATCCGTACTGTGCGTCCCTCTCATGTTCTCTCCGATTTCCACTATTTAACTCATAATTAGCCTTCTGACCTCAGATGAACTCTCAGATCCTTAGGACGACCTTCCCCAACCTCTTTTAATCAAAATTTCCTATAAGTTCTTGCCTTCTTTCCTCCACATCCACGGCCGCACTTTTGCATTTGATTGAATGATTACTTGATTAAATAGGTAGTTCTACAAGGAGAGGAACTGTATCTGTTAATGTCACTGCAAAGCTGCTAACTCCGCACCTAGAACGCTCAGTAAGGACGGTGGTTTTGAAGGCTTGAATGAAAACGCCCAGCCTTGCGCGGAGGTCCTTGGGCCGCAGCGTCACACTGGTGCCGCGCGTGGTATGCGTCACTTCCTCCCGGAAGACACTTTCTCCGGGAACCACTCAGATTCCTGTCACTTCTCAGGATCCCTCTGTGGTGGCCATGGCTCTGCCACCTTTCTTCACCCCGGGTCGCCCCGGCCCGCCGCCCCCGCAGCCGCCGCCTCCCGCTCCCTTCGGCTGTCCGCCACCGCCACTACCTTCCCCGGCCTTCCCGCCGCCTCTTCCCCAGCGGCCTGGCTCCTTTCCGGGGGCCTCCGCCCCCTTCCTCCAGCCTCCGCTGGCTCTGCAGCCCCGGGCCCCCGTGGAAGTCTCCCGCGGGGGCGGTGGAGGTGGCGGCGGCGGCTCCTTCTACCCGGTACCGCCACCGCCGCTGCCTCCGCCGCCGCCCCAGTGCCGCCCCTTCCTAGGGAACGACGCCGGTGAGCGCCCGCGGCCGCCGCCTCCAGGCCCGGGGCCGCCCTGGAGCCCGCGCTGGCCTGAGGCACAGCCGCCGTCCGACGCGCTCGGGGACGCGGCCTTGCAGCGCCTGCGCGACCGGCAGTGGCTTGAGGCGGTGTTCGGCATCCCGCGGCGGGCCGGCGGCTCGGTGCCCCCGCGCGCGCCCGCCGGGCCCAGCCTGGGCGAAGTGCGCGCCCGGTTGCGGGGTGCCCTGCGCCTGTTGAGGCGGCTGCGCGACTTGGGCCAGGCCCTGCACGAGGCCGAGGCCGACGGCGCGGCCTGGGCGCAGCTGCATGCGCAGGCGCAGCCGCTGCGCGCCGAACTGGCCGAGCGACTAGAGCTGCTGACCCAGGCCGCCTACGTGGGCGAGGCGCGGCGCAGGCTGGAGAGGGTCCGGCGCCGCCGGCTGCGGCTTCGCGAGAGGGTCCGGGAACGCGAGGCCGAACGGGAGGCTGAGGCCGCGCGGGCAGCAGAGCGCGAGCAGGAGATTGACCGCTGGAGGGTCCAGTGCGTGCAGGAGGTGGAGGAGAAGAAGCGGGTAAGAGCAGCGGACGCTCGCGGGGGCCGGGATAGTGGTGTTTGACACCTGAAGGGGCGTGAGGCTTTGCACTGTCATTTCCcagctttaagccactttttcctCATCCGTGAAATAAAAGGATAGTTTGCCTTTCCTACCACATATCTTCATTTTGGTTGCGTGTTGATGGTGTATAGTGTACACAATACGAAAGCTCTAGGTGCGCTGCAAAGTCTCATGAATACCAAGTATAGGATTATGCAGTGATCTTACGGGGATGACAGATCTGTTTCTTGCTCCATCCTTCTGTTCACTTAGTAACACTCAAGACGAACAAGCGTCTGGGCCTTGCGTCTTGTATTACTCTAGGTGATTTtaagaatacaaaataaaaagaactttggGCCGTTTCTCCAGGAACATATATACCCTGATTGGCGATGGGCCAATAGTGATGATTTCCCCAGATTCCTTTGTTTACAAGTTCAACTGTATTCTCAAGTTCAACAATGGTatttttgagcacttactatatacTAGACACTATGCTGCCTACAGTCCTTTCTTGCAAATGCCAGATCTTGTAACAACCCTGAGAGGTAGGCAGTATTACCCTAATTTTGCAGATTAGGTAATTGAGGCATAGAGAGATTAACTTGCCAACAGTCACACAACTGGTTTAGGGGGCAGTTTCTCCAAAGCCTACTGACCTCAAGTTCTTAAGTAGAGGGCAAGGGTGAAACTGGAAATTGGTCAGATATTATAATTAAGGCATCCTCGTTATTTTTGAGTTCCTCAAGGGACTTGCCCTTTCCCTCTGCTCTCCACAACCAGCTAGTATTTCCTGCCTCCTCCTATCTGCCACAGCCCTGAGTCTGATCCACCTCCCATGTGAAGTGTATTGATGGCAAGCTTTGTCTTCACACCTCCAGGAACATATCAGTGCTTTAAAGGAGAGGCAATGCCTTAATCTAAGGGAATTTGAGCCAGTTCAACAGACATTTAATGAGGACCTACTGGGGCTGGCCCACTACTCGGTGCTGGAGATAGAGATGAATAGGACATAGAGCTTATCCTTGAGGGCTTAGAGGACTATGGGGGATCGTGTCTGTATAGCATGGTGTGTGTTAGGATTTCAGCTGGAGGTTGGGGGGACGTATCAAGGAAGGCATCCCAGATGATCCAGTGACATATCAGCTGAGTCTTGTAGGGAATGTTTAAGCTAAGTGAAAGCAACATGTACAGTTCAGGAACAAAAGAGTGGAGCAGCATGATGTATCTGTAGTGGTGAAATTATAGTGTTCATTTGACAGATGGGAAAGAGAGCTTTAGTCAAAAGGATCCTCCTTCCCACCCACTGCAAGGATACTAGAGAGG from Capra hircus breed San Clemente chromosome 10, ASM170441v1, whole genome shotgun sequence encodes the following:
- the PDCD7 gene encoding programmed cell death protein 7, which codes for MKTPSLARRSLGRSVTLVPRVVCVTSSRKTLSPGTTQIPVTSQDPSVVAMALPPFFTPGRPGPPPPQPPPPAPFGCPPPPLPSPAFPPPLPQRPGSFPGASAPFLQPPLALQPRAPVEVSRGGGGGGGGGSFYPVPPPPLPPPPPQCRPFLGNDAGERPRPPPPGPGPPWSPRWPEAQPPSDALGDAALQRLRDRQWLEAVFGIPRRAGGSVPPRAPAGPSLGEVRARLRGALRLLRRLRDLGQALHEAEADGAAWAQLHAQAQPLRAELAERLELLTQAAYVGEARRRLERVRRRRLRLRERVREREAEREAEAARAAEREQEIDRWRVQCVQEVEEKKREQELKAAADGVLSEVRKKQADTKRMVDILRALEKLRKLRKEAAARKGVCPPASADETFEHHLQRLRKLIKKRSELYEAEERALQVMLEGEQEEERKRELEKKQRKEKEKFLLQKHEIESKLFGDPGEFPLAHLLQPFRQYYLQAEHSLPALIQIRHDWDQYLVPSDHPKGSSIPQGWVLPPLPSNDIWATAVKLH